The following proteins come from a genomic window of Triticum aestivum cultivar Chinese Spring chromosome 6A, IWGSC CS RefSeq v2.1, whole genome shotgun sequence:
- the LOC123130528 gene encoding uncharacterized protein, which yields MGAKVSCFSTHRCTLSQQPHHPGPVRVIAADGSLKELPASPRVAVSDVLSGEAASFFVCNSDALYFNEPPPALASDELLRPGQIYFLLPAAELGRPLSSADMAALAVRASAAIAAKRPERRGGKTKNLRVVPVHEDQVEDREDVMFNEKLNERTLGEFAVSVSPAKKSNGKLAPRSRLRLKRALSIIQEAAD from the coding sequence ATGGGCGCCAAGGTTTCCTGCTTTTCCACCCACCGATGCACCCTCTCGCAGCAGCCACACCATCCGGGGCCGGTCAGGGTCATCGCCGCCGACGGCTCGCTGAAGGAGCTCCCGGCCAGCCCCCGAGTCGCCGTCTCCGACGTTCTCTCCGGCGAGGCCGCCTCCTTCTTCGTGTGCAACTCCGACGCGCTCTACTTCAACGAGCCCCCACCGGCGCTGGCCTCCGACGAGCTCCTCCGGCCGGGACAAATATACTTCCTGCTCCCTGCCGCGGAGCTGGGGCGGCCGCTCTCGAGCGCCGACATGGCCGCGCTCGCCGTGCGGGCGAGTGCCGCGATCGCCGCCAAGAGGCCTGAGCGGCGCGGCGGCAAGACCAAGAACCTGCGCGTCGTGCCGGTGCACGAGGATCAGGTGGAAGACCGCGAGGACGTCATGTTCAACGAGAAGCTTAACGAGCGGACGCTCGGGGAGTTCGCGGTGTCGGTGAGTCCGGCGAAGAAGAGCAACGGGAAGCTCGCCCCGCGGTCGCGGCTGAGGCTGAAGCGGGCTCTGAGCATCATCCAGGAGGCTGCTGACTGA